In the genome of Cercospora beticola chromosome 2, complete sequence, one region contains:
- the NIP1 gene encoding Translation initiation factor 3 subunit c (BUSCO:EOG092616QN) encodes MSRFFHGQDSSSESSSDEEELYSEEEEAEEESSEESSEEEDDDDSSSDDEGGKTGANRFLREVSSEDEESDEDKVTIVKSAKDKRFDELEGTIRLIENGEKISDWNAINENYDKMNRQLPTLIRDLDGKAPKMYIKTIAELETLVAETFEKQKVTPGKKMNPIAQKGLNALRQKIKKNNRDYATEIETFRKDPDDFMKEDVVEDTKAPKPKKAKSPLVSNADAIDAGDDGFTMVGAGGKAMVYTPESILKHLRSIVESRGRKNTDRLEQIRIMEKLLDVAVNDYQRIRVLLTLIATRFDLTSGTGSQMAQEQWKLASQEIAQLLAVLEKNTAIVVVENAEEWEDDEKLPTITADEIFKTPGSVTSFVERLDDELTRVLQHVDPHTSEYVERLQDEGILYSNIVRASIYAERLRSTPKLEASQENVNRVVMRRLEHVYFKPSQVVTILEENSWKSISPSLDSTITPRAQSTDITNLVQTLAGYLFKHAEGIIKGRAMLCQIYHLALHDHYYRARDMMLMSHLQETIGSFDVNTQILYNRTLTQVGLCAFRAGLVYECQTCLQDICGSQRQKELLAQGLQLQRYSQITPEQERLERQRQLPFHMHINLELLECVYLTCSMLLEIPTLAQSGSSPDLKKRVISKSYRRMLEYHERQIFTGPPENTRDHVMQASKALAAGEWKKAAEFITSIKIWDLLPQAAEIKTMLEGQIQEEGLRTYLFTYAPFYDTLSIQNLAEMFDLESRKVAAIVSKMIHHEDLAAALDQVNSAIIFRKGVELSRLQSLSLTLADKAQHLIESNERVLEQRTQGTSNAFERQPQRGGRGGRGGRGGGGRGRGGLPRGGGGSGFTGGALGNAIRAQ; translated from the coding sequence ATGTCGCGATTCTTCCACGGCCAAGACAGCTCGAGCGAGAGCAGCTCcgacgaggaggagttgtacagcgaggaggaggaagcagaggaggagagctCTGAGGAAAgctccgaagaagaggatgacgatgactcGAGCAGTGATGATGAGGGTGGAAAGACCGGTGCCAACCGTTTCTTGCGCGAAGTGTCatccgaggacgaggaaagCGATGAGGACAAAGTCACGATTGTCAAGTCTGCGAAAGACAAGCGCTTCGATGAACTGGAGGGTACAATCCGCTTGATTGAGAACGGCGAGAAGATCAGCGACTGGAATGCGATTAACGAGAACTACGACAAAATGAACCGACAACTGCCAACGCTCATTCGTGATCTGGATGGCAAGGCACCAAAGATGTACATCAAAACAATTGCGGAGCTGGAGACCCTGGTGGCCGAGACATTCGAGAAGCAAAAGGTCACACCCGGCAAGAAGATGAACCCCATCGCGCAAAAGGGCCTGAACGCGCTGCGccagaagatcaagaagaacaacCGTGATTACGCTACCGAGATCGAGACTTTCAGGAAGGATCCAGATGATTTCATGAAGGAGGATGTGGTAGAAGACACCAAGGCaccaaagccaaagaaggccaAGTCTCCACTGGTCAGCAACGCCGATGCGATTGATGCTGGCGATGACGGCTTCACCATGGTCGGCGCTGGTGGCAAGGCCATGGTATACACCCCTGAGAGCATTCTCAAGCACTTGCGCTCGATTGTCGAGTCTCGTGGCAGGAAGAACACAGATCGTCTGGAGCAGATCCGCATCATGGAGAAGCTCTTGGATGTGGCGGTCAACGATTACCAGCGAATCCGTGTGCTTCTTACGCTGATTGCAACCCGATTCGATTTGACTTCAGGTACTGGCTCTCAGATGGCACAAGAGCAGTGGAAGCTGGCGTCGCAAGAAATTGCCCAGCTTTTGGCTGTTTTGGAGAAGAACACGGCTATTGTGGTTGTAGAGAACGCGGAGGAGTGGGAGGATGACGAAAAGCTGCCCACGATTACCGCCGACGAGATTTTCAAGACTCCGGGCAGCGTGACTTCTTTCGTCGAGCGCCTTGACGACGAGCTTACCCGCGTCCTACAGCACGTTGACCCTCACACCTCTGAATACGTCGAGCGACTGCAAGATGAGGGCATTCTCTACTCGAACATTGTCCGCGCTTCCATCTATGCCGAGCGTTTGCGATCGACTCCAAAACTGGAAGCATCGCAAGAGAATGTCAACAGAGTCGTCATGCGCCGCCTCGAACACGTCTACTTCAAGCCTTCTCAAGTCGTTACCATTCTCGAAGAGAACAGCTGGAAGTCAATCTCGCCTAGCCTTGACTCTACCATCACTCCGCGTGCCCAGAGCACTGACATCACCAATCTTGTCCAGACTCTGGCCGGCTACCTCTTCAAACATGCCGAAGGCATTATCAAGGGACGAGCCATGCTGTGCCAGATCTACCACCTTGCCCTTCACGACCACTACTACCGCGCTCGCGATATGATGCTCATGTCGCATCTCCAGGAGACCATTGGAAGCTTCGATGTCAACACCCAGATTCTATACAACCGAACTCTCACCCAAGTCGGTCTCTGCGCTTTCCGTGCTGGACTTGTGTATGAGTGCCAGACGTGTCTGCAGGATATTTGTGGTAGCCAGAGGCAGAAGGAACTTCTTGCACAGGGTCTTCAACTACAACGCTACTCACAGATCACGCCCGAGCAAGAGCGTTTGGAGCGGCAGAGACAGCTACCTTTCCACATGCACATCAACTTGGAGCTTCTGGAGTGTGTGTACCTGACCTGCTCTATGCTTCTGGAAATCCCGACTCTTGCACAGTCAGGGTCATCACCAGACCTCAAGAAGCGTGTCATCTCGAAGTCTTACCGACGCATGCTAGAATACCATGAACGCCAGATTTTCACCGGACCCCCAGAGAACACTCGTGACCACGTCATGCAGGCTTCGAAGGCCCTTGCAGCTGGTGAGTGGAAGAAGGCCGCCGAATTTATCACGAGCATCAAGATCTGGGATCTTCTGCCGCAAGCGGCCGAGATCAAGACAATGCTCGAGGGCCAAATACAAGAGGAAGGCCTCCGGACTTACCTCTTCACCTACGCCCCATTCTACGACACGCTGTCCATCCAAAACTTGGCAGAGATGTTCGACCTCGAGTCACGAAAGGTTGCTGCTATCGTGAGCAAGATGATCCACCACGAGgaccttgctgctgctctcgacCAAGTCAACAGCGCCATCATCTTCCGCAAGGGCGTGGAGCTCAGCCGACTACAGAGCCTGTCGCTCACACTCGCAGACAAGGCACAGCACCTCATCGAGTCGAACGAGCGGGTATTGGAGCAGCGGACACAAGGCACATCGAACGCATTCGAGAGACAGCCTCAGCGTGGCGGACGCGGTGGCCGGGGTGGTCGTGGAGGTGGCGGACGTGGTCGTGGCGGTCTTCCACGTGGCGGAGGCGGTTCTGGATTCACGGGAGGCGCACTTGGTAATGCCATCAGGGCTCAGTAA